One stretch of Pedobacter riviphilus DNA includes these proteins:
- a CDS encoding alpha-amylase family protein translates to MIVEVKCEMENGWRFASTDRHCEERSNLNAVAYILAIFCLLISLSSFAQKQRTKMNDKQIVIYQLLPRLFGNKNTTNAPYGTIEQNGSGKFNDITEKALDGIKELHVNYVWYTGVLAHASLTDYAAYGIKPDDADVVKGRAGSPYAIRDYYDVDPDLAVDVKNRMKEFEALVKRTHAKNLKVLIDFVPNHVARSYHSYAKPKNAFDFGAKDDVSKAFSPKNDFYYIPGQHFVVPAGGQKTPLSTIQDDQFNETPAKATGNNVFSATPKYDDWYETIKLNYGVDYQSGEKQYFDPIPPVWLKMCDILTYWTNKGVDGFRCDMAEMVPIAFWNWVIPQVKKVNPDLIFIGEAYNPKVYKQYLDEGKFDYLYDKVGLYDGLKKLVRNEPTADVAAIKHAWQVECAGFGNRMLRFLENHDEERIASAGFAGSAELALPAMVVSATLGSGPVMLYFGQEVGEPGKGREGFGGDDNRTTIFDYWGVPSHQKWMNNGAFDGKQLTENEQKLRAYYQQLLKVTSTSDAVINGEIYEVPAAGNMNKRMYAFIRYSGKQRLLVVANFDRTQTLTANIEIPDQILKVKHSSPVTDLLTDRKLNIPAGTSIPVTLTPVSAQVIEF, encoded by the coding sequence ATGATTGTGGAAGTAAAATGTGAAATGGAAAACGGATGGAGATTTGCCTCAACTGATCGTCATTGCGAGGAACGAAGCAATCTTAATGCAGTAGCCTATATTTTGGCAATTTTCTGTTTACTTATTTCATTATCATCTTTTGCACAAAAACAGCGTACAAAAATGAACGATAAACAGATCGTTATTTATCAGTTATTGCCCCGCTTATTTGGGAATAAAAATACAACTAATGCCCCTTACGGAACCATCGAACAAAATGGTTCCGGTAAGTTTAACGATATTACCGAAAAAGCTTTAGATGGCATAAAAGAACTCCATGTAAATTATGTTTGGTATACGGGTGTACTTGCCCATGCGAGCTTAACCGATTATGCTGCCTATGGAATTAAACCTGATGATGCCGATGTGGTAAAGGGTAGAGCGGGTTCACCTTATGCCATCCGCGATTATTACGATGTAGATCCCGATCTGGCTGTTGATGTTAAAAACAGAATGAAAGAGTTTGAAGCACTTGTGAAAAGAACACATGCTAAAAACTTAAAAGTGCTGATCGATTTTGTTCCCAATCATGTTGCCAGAAGCTATCATTCTTATGCAAAACCAAAAAATGCATTCGATTTTGGTGCCAAAGACGATGTGAGCAAAGCTTTTAGTCCTAAAAATGATTTTTATTACATTCCAGGGCAACATTTTGTGGTTCCAGCCGGTGGACAAAAAACGCCACTTTCGACAATTCAGGATGATCAGTTTAATGAAACCCCTGCTAAGGCTACAGGGAATAATGTTTTCTCCGCCACTCCTAAGTACGACGATTGGTACGAAACCATTAAGTTGAATTATGGTGTAGATTATCAGAGCGGTGAAAAACAATATTTTGATCCCATTCCACCGGTTTGGCTAAAAATGTGTGATATTTTAACCTACTGGACCAATAAAGGGGTAGATGGCTTTAGATGTGATATGGCCGAAATGGTGCCTATTGCTTTTTGGAACTGGGTCATTCCACAGGTTAAAAAAGTGAATCCTGATTTAATTTTTATCGGAGAAGCCTACAACCCAAAAGTTTACAAGCAATATTTAGATGAAGGCAAATTCGATTACCTCTATGATAAAGTGGGTTTATACGATGGACTTAAAAAACTGGTCAGAAATGAACCAACTGCAGATGTAGCAGCGATTAAACATGCGTGGCAGGTAGAGTGTGCGGGTTTTGGCAATCGCATGTTGCGCTTTTTAGAAAATCACGATGAGGAGCGCATTGCATCGGCCGGATTTGCGGGCAGTGCTGAACTGGCTTTACCGGCCATGGTTGTTTCGGCAACATTGGGCTCAGGTCCGGTGATGCTTTATTTTGGTCAGGAAGTTGGCGAGCCGGGAAAAGGACGAGAAGGATTTGGTGGCGACGACAACAGAACCACTATCTTCGATTATTGGGGTGTTCCAAGCCATCAGAAATGGATGAATAATGGTGCTTTTGACGGTAAACAATTAACTGAAAATGAACAGAAACTACGTGCTTATTATCAACAGTTATTAAAAGTTACTTCAACAAGCGATGCGGTAATAAATGGTGAGATTTATGAGGTGCCCGCTGCTGGGAATATGAATAAGCGTATGTATGCTTTTATCCGTTACTCTGGCAAACAACGTTTATTGGTAGTGGCCAATTTTGATCGGACACAAACCTTAACCGCCAATATCGAAATCCCTGATCAGATTTTGAAAGTTAAACATTCATCTCCGGTTACGGATCTGTTAACAGACAGAAAATTAAATATCCCGGCAGGAACAAGTATACCCGTAACCCTTACACCCGTTAGCGCACAGGTGATTGAATTTTAA